Proteins encoded within one genomic window of Micromonospora halotolerans:
- a CDS encoding MbtH family protein, with protein sequence MAEPRFLVVRNDEEQYSIWSADRDLPAGWHDTGFAGTREECLAHVDEVWTDMRPRSVREASQ encoded by the coding sequence ATGGCCGAACCCCGATTCCTGGTCGTCCGCAACGACGAGGAGCAGTACTCGATCTGGTCGGCCGACCGGGACCTCCCCGCGGGCTGGCACGACACCGGCTTCGCCGGCACCCGCGAGGAGTGCCTGGCCCACGTCGACGAGGTCTGGACCGACATGCGTCCCCGCTCCGTCCGCGAGGCCAGTCAGTGA
- a CDS encoding amino acid adenylation domain-containing protein yields MTDILTVSAAYGADLPWPDATLAELIAAQAARTPDAVAVRQWDTRLTYRQLVERAAGVAAALRERGVGRGDRVGVCGARTPDLVVTVVGVLLAGAVYVPLEPGGPRERLREIARDAGVRVVVGDTAAAEFGGEPGVEAVGLPGPAPLAPCPACPGDPAYVLFTSGSTGRPKGVLTTHRNAVEFVTGVAALTGADASVRSLGIASLGFDAATMDLFVPLLLGGAVQLLGTDDRADPVRLARFVAAHEVTWGFITPTVLALLDPAELPSWRVLLCGGEAVPAELVARWAPGRRFLNGYGPTETTVLAVSGDLTAADTDPVPIGLPLPNHRAYVVDADLCPVPAGETGELLIGGPGLADGYLDRPGLTAERFVPDPFGDRPGERLYRTGDLVRQAPDGRIVYLGRADRQVKVRGQRIELGEVEAVLAGHPGVDRVAVEAVPGPAGTELVAFLTPAGAPGDEALRAYAGPRLTTAMLPARTVRLAALPVSPTSGKLDRPALRALAVAALPEAAEIPGGDPVEAAVRRLWIRLLGANPGPDSDFLSAGGNSIAAMRLVAALRAELGRRVDTRVLFTDRTFGALVDRVRAAAPADGDELTTGNPPTLSPPQRRLWFMDQLAPSSAPYNIAVAHRLSGPLDTAALGAALRAVAERHDVLRWRIPQTGGVPYAVREEPTDVAVPVVDLTGAADAEAELATMLAAGAGHSFDLATGPPWQVTVYRLAADTHVLAVTVHHAVFDGWSEALLYDELAGAYARAVAGEPPARPPLPATYADYAVWRAERDRRRGAADLAWWTGHLAGAPTVLDLPRDRPRPAVQTYAGVEAAVRLTGAADRAVRDLAARRGTTVAAVLLAGFGELLRRLTGGDDHVLGAIVADRRLAAFDDVIGFFIDTVPVRVRTGGATFAGLVDRCAAELHAVTEHPGAPLERIVEALGVGRDTSRAPLVQVLFNVLNFVPPRLALTGLSVEPVPVPKPGSPFDITVYVVERDGRAGVEVVHNPDLFDAERIEALLADLADLVGALAADPDAPADEVATELPRPAVRVAALGAMTVAAAEPARAPLPTGPDALTATEELIAGIWRDVLGRDRVGVADNFFDIGGHSMALAAVHARLTEATGRSLTMLDLFRHPTVRALAASLDGAADRPELARAALRAAARRGRARRTPPRRPNQP; encoded by the coding sequence GTGACCGACATCCTGACCGTCAGCGCCGCGTACGGGGCGGACCTGCCCTGGCCGGACGCCACCCTGGCCGAACTGATCGCCGCGCAGGCCGCCCGCACCCCCGACGCCGTGGCGGTACGCCAGTGGGACACCCGGCTGACCTACCGGCAGCTCGTCGAGCGGGCCGCCGGGGTGGCCGCCGCCCTGCGCGAGCGCGGCGTGGGCCGCGGCGACCGGGTCGGGGTGTGCGGCGCGCGTACCCCCGACCTGGTGGTCACGGTGGTCGGCGTGCTGCTGGCCGGCGCCGTGTACGTGCCGCTGGAGCCGGGCGGCCCCCGCGAGCGGCTGCGCGAGATCGCCCGGGACGCCGGGGTCCGGGTGGTCGTCGGCGACACCGCGGCGGCCGAGTTCGGCGGCGAGCCCGGTGTGGAGGCGGTCGGGCTGCCCGGCCCGGCTCCCCTCGCACCCTGCCCGGCGTGCCCCGGCGACCCGGCGTACGTGCTGTTCACCTCCGGCTCCACCGGCCGGCCCAAGGGGGTGCTCACCACCCACCGCAACGCCGTCGAGTTCGTCACCGGGGTCGCCGCGCTGACCGGTGCCGACGCCTCGGTACGCAGCCTCGGCATCGCCTCGCTCGGCTTCGACGCGGCCACCATGGACCTGTTCGTGCCGCTGCTGCTCGGCGGCGCGGTGCAGCTGCTCGGCACCGACGACCGGGCCGACCCCGTCCGGCTGGCCCGGTTCGTCGCCGCGCACGAGGTGACCTGGGGTTTCATCACCCCGACCGTGCTCGCCCTGCTCGACCCGGCGGAGCTGCCGTCGTGGCGGGTGCTGCTCTGCGGCGGCGAGGCGGTCCCGGCCGAGCTGGTCGCTCGCTGGGCCCCCGGCCGGCGGTTCCTCAACGGCTACGGCCCCACCGAGACCACCGTGCTGGCGGTCAGCGGTGACCTCACCGCCGCCGACACCGACCCGGTGCCGATCGGCCTGCCCCTGCCCAACCACCGGGCGTACGTGGTGGACGCCGATCTGTGCCCGGTGCCAGCGGGCGAGACCGGCGAGCTGCTGATCGGCGGTCCCGGCCTGGCCGACGGCTACCTCGACCGGCCCGGGCTGACCGCCGAGCGGTTCGTGCCCGACCCGTTCGGCGACCGGCCGGGGGAGCGGCTCTACCGCACGGGCGACCTGGTCCGGCAGGCGCCGGACGGCCGGATCGTCTACCTCGGCCGGGCCGACCGGCAGGTCAAGGTGCGCGGCCAGCGGATCGAGCTGGGCGAGGTCGAGGCCGTGCTGGCCGGCCACCCCGGCGTCGACCGGGTGGCCGTGGAGGCCGTGCCCGGCCCGGCCGGCACCGAGCTGGTCGCCTTCCTCACCCCCGCCGGCGCGCCCGGCGACGAGGCGCTGCGGGCGTACGCCGGGCCCCGGCTGACCACCGCCATGCTGCCGGCCCGGACGGTGCGGCTGGCCGCGCTGCCGGTCAGCCCGACCAGCGGCAAGCTGGACCGGCCCGCGCTGCGCGCGCTGGCGGTCGCCGCGCTGCCGGAGGCGGCGGAGATCCCCGGCGGCGACCCGGTGGAGGCGGCCGTCCGGCGGCTCTGGATCCGGCTGCTCGGCGCGAACCCCGGCCCGGACAGCGACTTCCTGTCCGCCGGCGGTAACTCCATCGCCGCCATGCGACTGGTCGCCGCACTCCGCGCCGAGCTGGGCCGGCGGGTGGACACCCGGGTGCTGTTCACCGACCGCACCTTCGGCGCGCTGGTCGATCGGGTGCGGGCCGCCGCGCCCGCCGACGGCGACGAGCTGACCACCGGCAACCCGCCCACCCTCTCCCCGCCGCAGCGGCGGCTCTGGTTCATGGACCAGCTCGCCCCGTCCAGCGCGCCCTACAACATCGCCGTCGCGCACCGGCTGAGCGGGCCGCTGGACACCGCCGCGCTCGGCGCCGCGCTGCGCGCCGTGGCCGAGCGGCACGACGTGCTGCGCTGGCGGATCCCGCAGACCGGCGGCGTGCCGTACGCGGTCCGCGAGGAGCCGACCGACGTGGCCGTGCCGGTGGTCGACCTGACCGGCGCCGCCGACGCCGAGGCGGAGCTGGCCACCATGCTCGCGGCCGGCGCCGGGCACTCGTTCGACCTGGCCACCGGGCCGCCCTGGCAGGTGACCGTCTACCGGCTGGCCGCCGACACCCACGTGCTCGCCGTCACCGTGCACCACGCGGTCTTCGACGGCTGGTCCGAGGCGCTGCTCTACGACGAGCTGGCCGGCGCGTACGCCCGGGCGGTCGCCGGTGAGCCGCCGGCCCGGCCGCCGCTGCCCGCCACGTACGCCGACTACGCGGTCTGGCGGGCGGAGCGCGACCGCCGCCGGGGCGCGGCCGACCTGGCCTGGTGGACCGGGCACCTGGCCGGCGCCCCGACCGTGCTGGACCTGCCCCGCGACCGGCCCCGCCCGGCGGTGCAGACCTACGCCGGCGTCGAGGCCGCGGTGCGGCTCACCGGTGCGGCCGACCGGGCGGTGCGCGACCTGGCCGCCCGGCGCGGCACCACCGTGGCGGCCGTGCTGCTGGCCGGCTTCGGCGAGCTGCTGCGCCGGCTCACCGGCGGCGACGACCACGTGCTCGGCGCGATCGTCGCCGACCGGCGGCTGGCCGCCTTCGACGACGTCATCGGCTTCTTCATCGACACCGTGCCCGTGCGGGTCCGCACCGGTGGGGCGACCTTCGCGGGGCTGGTCGACCGGTGCGCCGCCGAGCTGCACGCGGTCACCGAGCATCCCGGCGCCCCGCTGGAACGGATCGTCGAGGCGCTCGGCGTCGGCCGGGACACCTCCCGCGCCCCGCTCGTGCAGGTGCTGTTCAACGTGCTCAACTTCGTGCCGCCCCGGCTCGCGCTGACCGGCCTGTCGGTCGAGCCGGTGCCGGTGCCGAAGCCCGGCTCACCGTTCGACATCACCGTCTACGTGGTGGAACGCGACGGCCGGGCCGGTGTCGAGGTGGTGCACAACCCGGACCTGTTCGACGCCGAGCGGATCGAGGCGCTCCTGGCCGACCTGGCCGACCTGGTCGGCGCCCTCGCGGCCGACCCGGACGCGCCCGCCGACGAGGTCGCCACCGAGCTGCCCCGCCCGGCCGTACGGGTGGCGGCGCTCGGCGCGATGACCGTGGCGGCCGCCGAGCCGGCCCGGGCCCCGCTGCCCACCGGGCCGGACGCGCTCACCGCCACCGAGGAGCTGATCGCCGGCATCTGGCGGGACGTGCTCGGCCGGGACCGGGTGGGCGTCGCCGACAACTTCTTCGACATCGGCGGCCACTCGATGGCCCTCGCCGCGGTGCACGCCCGGCTCACCGAGGCCACCGGCCGCTCCCTCACCATGCTCGACCTGTTCCGCCACCCGACCGTACGGGCCCTCGCCGCCAGCCTCGACGGCGCCGCCGACCGGCCGGAACTCGCCCGGGCCGCGCTGCGCGCCGCCGCCCGGCGTGGCCGCGCCCGCCGTACCCCACCCCGACGACCGAACCAGCCCTGA
- a CDS encoding TauD/TfdA family dioxygenase yields MSDTIATLPVVVENDGRALTDLIAARRAELRATLVEHGGLLFRGFDVGGVDGFDGVVRALSGEPLTYTERSSPRHSIKGRVYTSTDYPPDEEIFLHNENSYQARWPLTLFFYCLTAPETRGATPLADVRRVHDLIDPAVREEFVRRRWMLVRNFHGDFGTRWQEVFNTENRSEVEAYAAANGITVEWVGTDGLRTRAVRDVVHHRPGSDTPRWFNHATFFHVSTLPKDYQEGLLAMFGADGLPSNTYYGDGGEIPADVMDHLRAAYRAATVRFDYQRDDVLVVDNMTAAHGREPFTGPRKIAVAMAEPHTPDTPGAN; encoded by the coding sequence ATGAGCGACACGATCGCCACGCTGCCGGTGGTCGTCGAGAACGACGGCCGGGCCCTGACCGACCTGATCGCGGCCCGCCGCGCCGAGCTGCGGGCCACCCTCGTCGAGCACGGCGGGCTGCTGTTCCGCGGCTTCGACGTCGGCGGGGTGGACGGCTTCGACGGGGTGGTGCGCGCCCTGTCCGGCGAGCCGCTGACCTACACGGAGCGTTCCTCGCCCCGGCACTCCATCAAGGGCCGGGTGTACACCTCGACCGACTACCCGCCGGACGAGGAGATCTTCCTGCACAACGAGAACTCGTACCAGGCGCGCTGGCCGCTGACCCTGTTCTTCTACTGCCTCACCGCGCCGGAGACCCGGGGCGCCACCCCGCTCGCCGACGTCCGCCGGGTCCACGACCTGATCGACCCGGCGGTACGCGAGGAGTTCGTCCGGCGGCGCTGGATGCTGGTGCGCAACTTCCACGGCGACTTCGGCACCCGCTGGCAGGAGGTGTTCAACACCGAGAACCGGTCCGAGGTCGAGGCGTACGCGGCGGCCAACGGGATCACCGTGGAGTGGGTGGGCACGGACGGCCTGCGCACCCGGGCCGTGCGGGACGTGGTGCACCACCGGCCCGGCTCGGACACCCCGCGCTGGTTCAACCACGCCACCTTCTTCCACGTGAGCACCCTCCCGAAGGACTACCAGGAGGGGCTGCTGGCCATGTTCGGCGCGGACGGGCTGCCGTCGAACACCTACTACGGCGACGGCGGCGAGATTCCCGCCGACGTCATGGACCACCTGCGCGCCGCCTACCGGGCCGCCACCGTCCGCTTCGACTACCAGCGTGACGACGTGCTGGTGGTGGACAACATGACCGCCGCGCACGGCCGGGAGCCGTTCACCGGCCCCCGCAAGATCGCCGTGGCGATGGCCGAGCCGCACACCCCCGACACCCCTGGAGCGAACTGA
- a CDS encoding type I polyketide synthase: MQNDIPTTDDGIEPIAIVGLAARLPGAGDIDEFWRNLVDGVESVTELTREEQIARGATPEEVDDPGWVNRAPLVDGYDEFDAGLFGMTAREAEITDPQHRLFLETCYTALQDGGYDPSRYDGAVGVYAGTGGNTYLHRNVLRNKRVGGSPHGAVSLATGNSPNYVATNVSYRLDLRGPSLTVHTACSTSLVAFHLACEALRNGECDMALAGGVNIELPHVGYLGMDGFTSPDGRCRPFDAGANGTVWGSGVGVTLLKRLSDAIADGDTIRAVVLGNAINNDGAGKVGFTAPSIDGQMEAVAQAVGLAGIDPRSISYVEAHGTGTALGDPIEIAALSAVYTKDTDDRGWCGIGSVKSNIGHLSQPSGIVSVIKTVLAMEHGLIPPTINYETPNPAIDFADTPFYVANTLTKWDTDGGPRRAGVSSFGIGGTNAHVVLEEAPAAYRTERRVRPAHLLQVSAKTPTALDTAVERLADHLENGTAGGPELLADVAHTLRVGRQQYAHRAAVVATDLPSAAAALRDKRKAHRGALDGPAPRVAFLFSGQGSQYAGMGAELYAEDPAFAATVDECAELLRPELGLDIRDLILGRDPEAGDKLTQTRYTQPALFTVEYALATAWRRAGVAPAAMLGHSIGEYVAATVAGVLTLPDALRVVAARGRLMHSLPAGSMLAVTLDESAVADRLPEGLSVATVNGPGTCVVAGETTLVEEFAASLGGRNKSKLLRTSHAFHSPMMEPILDEFTALMASVPLRPPTVPFLSNVTGTWITEAQATDPAYWAAHLRRPVRFGACVATLLAEGTWALVECGPGRQLANLARMQVAKASEAQRKLTPLGSLPGPGESTGDLATLLGTAGALWCAGVPVALDVDPDARRVPLPTYPFERRRYWVAPDPVEQAAAPVETGPRPLPEWFAVPVWRQAAPARTVVPLGRCLVLADGPRGEALVAALRAAGDDPVEVRAGDAFAATAGGFRLRPGVREDHEALVAALGADLPRRIVHAYALDGEPAGTDIVAAWAAQDRGFFSALHLVQALARAGLTADEEGIRLDLVTAGTGDVRGDDLVRPEHATLAGLARVLPVELPGLTVRLVDADTAARGIAALAAELRGPVDPEHPEVALRRDRRWVAGYEQVTVDAEDAPGVLREAGRYLITGGLGGIGVTLAEDFARRAHAKLVLLARSGLPERDGWDEHLAVHGGADRAGRAIAAIRRMEAAGAEVLVLAADVTDPDDLRRVREAAETRFGGLDGIVHAAGLPGGGMAEIKDRAEAERVLAPKLAGTLALAQVFGDLPLDFVALCSSITAVIGGFGQVDYCAANAFLDAWARAGAGFRAPVVSQNWGGWAEVGMAVETNAPAAFRAAGRDTVTAPVDHPVLTTRVTGPGGTVLHGLVSAGTHWLLDEHRIGGVPVVPGTAHLESVRAAVTAALPAPAPDAAVELRDVVFLEPFSVPAGTVAQYRVELTPTEDGVDFTVASLAAGQLRTHVRGAAGWTTEPAPPAGTPAVAGRRVDDDASFGRGRTSMLTFGPRWAALAEHHLADGEELARVEAPDAALGDLPSWGLHPALLDVATAFGRGQGSGTYLPLSYGRIVVRGALPATFHSHLRHRPSATEEVVAADLSLRDTEGRELVAISDFVLRKVDQGAVTGGLADTPAAAAAAPAAVTEDIRPVDGAEAFRRSLTAGLGAQVVITTRTVADIRRRAARVTTDSLEAETDAPATAAAGTGGGSAAPSTELERTIAQVWRDGLGVTDVGVDDDFFALGGNSLVAVQLIAAMRKATGVRLPMRSLFETPTVAGLAARIEELRASQPADEPAAPATIPAIPRLPRA, translated from the coding sequence ATGCAGAACGACATTCCCACCACCGACGACGGCATCGAACCGATCGCGATCGTCGGTCTCGCCGCCCGCCTACCCGGCGCGGGCGACATCGACGAGTTCTGGCGCAACCTGGTCGACGGCGTCGAGTCGGTGACCGAGCTGACCCGCGAGGAGCAGATCGCCCGCGGCGCCACCCCCGAGGAGGTCGACGACCCCGGCTGGGTGAACCGCGCCCCGCTGGTCGACGGCTACGACGAGTTCGACGCCGGCCTGTTCGGGATGACCGCCCGCGAGGCCGAGATCACCGACCCGCAGCACCGCCTCTTCCTGGAGACCTGCTACACCGCGCTCCAGGACGGCGGCTACGACCCGTCCCGCTACGACGGCGCGGTCGGCGTCTACGCCGGCACCGGCGGCAACACCTACCTGCACCGCAACGTGCTGCGCAACAAGCGGGTCGGCGGCAGCCCGCACGGCGCGGTCTCCCTGGCCACCGGCAACTCGCCGAACTACGTGGCCACCAACGTCTCCTACCGGCTCGACCTGCGCGGGCCCAGCCTCACCGTGCACACCGCCTGCTCCACCTCGCTGGTGGCCTTCCACCTGGCCTGCGAGGCGCTGCGCAACGGCGAGTGCGACATGGCCCTGGCCGGCGGGGTCAACATCGAGCTGCCGCACGTCGGCTACCTCGGCATGGACGGCTTCACCTCCCCGGACGGCCGCTGCCGCCCGTTCGACGCCGGAGCCAACGGCACGGTCTGGGGCAGCGGCGTCGGGGTCACCCTGCTCAAGCGCCTCTCCGACGCGATCGCCGACGGCGACACCATCCGCGCCGTGGTGCTCGGCAACGCGATCAACAACGACGGCGCCGGCAAGGTCGGCTTCACCGCCCCCAGCATCGACGGCCAGATGGAGGCGGTGGCCCAGGCGGTCGGCCTGGCCGGGATCGACCCACGCAGCATCAGCTACGTCGAGGCGCACGGCACCGGCACGGCGCTCGGCGACCCGATCGAGATCGCCGCCCTCTCCGCGGTGTACACCAAGGACACCGACGACCGGGGCTGGTGCGGCATCGGCTCGGTGAAGTCCAACATCGGCCACCTCAGCCAGCCCTCCGGCATCGTCAGCGTGATCAAGACGGTGCTGGCCATGGAGCACGGCCTCATCCCGCCGACCATCAACTACGAGACCCCGAACCCGGCCATCGACTTCGCCGACACCCCGTTCTACGTGGCGAACACCCTGACCAAGTGGGACACCGACGGCGGGCCCCGGCGCGCCGGGGTCAGCTCGTTCGGCATCGGCGGCACCAACGCGCACGTGGTGCTGGAGGAGGCGCCGGCCGCGTACCGGACCGAGCGGCGGGTCCGCCCGGCGCACCTGCTCCAGGTCTCGGCGAAGACCCCGACAGCGCTGGACACCGCGGTCGAGCGACTCGCCGACCACCTGGAGAACGGCACGGCGGGCGGTCCCGAACTGCTGGCCGACGTGGCGCACACCCTGCGGGTCGGCCGTCAGCAGTACGCGCACCGCGCCGCCGTGGTCGCCACCGACCTGCCGTCCGCGGCGGCCGCCCTGCGGGACAAGCGCAAGGCGCACCGGGGCGCCCTCGACGGCCCCGCCCCGCGGGTGGCCTTCCTGTTCAGCGGCCAGGGCTCCCAGTACGCCGGCATGGGCGCCGAGCTCTACGCCGAGGACCCGGCGTTCGCGGCCACCGTGGACGAGTGCGCCGAGCTGCTCCGCCCCGAGCTGGGCCTGGACATCCGGGACCTGATCCTCGGCCGGGACCCGGAGGCGGGGGACAAGCTCACCCAGACCCGCTACACCCAGCCCGCCCTGTTCACCGTCGAGTACGCCCTCGCCACCGCCTGGCGGCGGGCCGGGGTCGCGCCGGCCGCGATGCTCGGCCACTCCATCGGCGAGTACGTCGCCGCCACCGTGGCTGGCGTGCTCACCCTCCCCGACGCGCTGCGGGTCGTCGCGGCCCGGGGCCGGCTCATGCACTCGCTGCCGGCCGGCTCGATGCTCGCCGTGACGCTGGACGAGTCGGCGGTCGCGGACCGGCTGCCCGAGGGCCTGTCGGTGGCCACCGTCAACGGCCCGGGCACCTGCGTGGTGGCCGGCGAGACCACGCTGGTCGAGGAGTTCGCCGCGAGCCTGGGCGGCAGGAACAAGTCCAAGCTGCTGCGCACCTCGCACGCCTTCCACTCGCCGATGATGGAGCCCATCCTCGACGAGTTCACCGCGCTCATGGCGAGCGTGCCGCTGCGCCCGCCGACGGTGCCGTTCCTGTCCAACGTGACCGGCACCTGGATCACCGAGGCGCAGGCCACCGACCCCGCGTACTGGGCCGCGCACCTGCGCCGGCCGGTCCGCTTCGGCGCCTGCGTGGCCACGCTGCTGGCCGAGGGCACCTGGGCGCTGGTCGAGTGCGGCCCGGGCCGGCAGCTCGCCAACCTGGCCCGGATGCAGGTCGCCAAGGCGTCCGAGGCGCAGCGGAAGCTGACCCCGCTGGGCAGCCTGCCGGGGCCGGGCGAGTCGACCGGCGACCTGGCCACCCTGCTCGGCACCGCCGGGGCCCTGTGGTGCGCCGGGGTGCCGGTGGCCCTGGACGTCGACCCGGACGCCCGGCGGGTGCCGCTGCCCACGTACCCCTTCGAACGTCGCCGCTACTGGGTCGCGCCGGACCCGGTGGAGCAGGCGGCGGCCCCGGTCGAGACCGGGCCCCGGCCGCTGCCGGAGTGGTTCGCGGTGCCGGTGTGGCGGCAGGCCGCCCCGGCACGGACCGTCGTCCCGCTGGGCCGGTGCCTCGTGCTGGCCGACGGCCCGCGCGGGGAGGCACTCGTGGCCGCGCTGCGCGCCGCCGGCGACGACCCGGTCGAGGTACGCGCCGGCGACGCCTTCGCCGCCACGGCCGGCGGCTTCCGGCTGCGCCCCGGCGTCCGCGAGGACCACGAGGCCCTGGTCGCCGCGCTCGGCGCCGACCTGCCGCGCCGGATCGTGCACGCGTACGCCCTCGACGGCGAGCCGGCCGGGACGGACATCGTCGCCGCCTGGGCCGCCCAGGACCGGGGCTTCTTCAGCGCCCTGCACCTGGTGCAGGCCCTCGCCCGGGCCGGGCTGACCGCCGACGAGGAGGGGATCCGCCTCGACCTGGTCACCGCCGGCACCGGCGACGTGCGCGGCGACGACCTGGTCCGGCCGGAGCACGCCACCCTGGCCGGCCTGGCCCGGGTGCTCCCGGTCGAGCTGCCCGGGCTCACCGTCCGGCTGGTCGACGCGGACACCGCCGCGCGCGGGATCGCCGCGCTCGCGGCCGAGCTGCGCGGCCCGGTCGACCCGGAGCACCCGGAGGTGGCGCTGCGCCGCGACCGGCGCTGGGTGGCCGGCTACGAGCAGGTCACCGTGGACGCCGAGGACGCACCGGGCGTGCTGCGCGAGGCCGGCCGCTACCTGATCACCGGGGGTCTCGGCGGCATCGGCGTCACCCTGGCCGAGGACTTCGCCCGCCGGGCCCACGCCAAGCTGGTGCTGCTGGCCCGCTCCGGCCTGCCCGAGCGGGACGGCTGGGACGAGCACCTGGCCGTGCACGGTGGCGCCGACCGGGCCGGCCGGGCCATCGCGGCGATCCGCCGGATGGAGGCGGCCGGTGCCGAGGTGCTGGTGCTCGCGGCCGACGTCACCGACCCGGACGACCTGCGCCGCGTCCGCGAGGCCGCCGAGACGCGGTTCGGCGGGCTGGACGGCATCGTGCACGCCGCGGGCCTGCCCGGCGGCGGCATGGCCGAGATCAAGGACCGGGCGGAGGCGGAGCGGGTGCTCGCCCCGAAGCTCGCCGGCACCCTCGCCCTGGCCCAGGTCTTCGGTGACCTGCCGCTGGACTTCGTGGCGCTCTGCTCCTCGATCACCGCGGTGATCGGCGGCTTCGGCCAGGTCGACTACTGCGCGGCGAACGCCTTCCTGGACGCCTGGGCGCGCGCCGGCGCCGGCTTCCGGGCCCCGGTGGTCTCCCAGAACTGGGGCGGCTGGGCCGAGGTCGGCATGGCCGTGGAGACGAACGCGCCGGCCGCCTTCCGGGCCGCCGGACGGGACACCGTCACCGCCCCGGTGGACCACCCGGTGCTCACCACCAGGGTGACCGGCCCGGGCGGCACCGTCCTGCACGGCCTGGTTTCCGCCGGCACCCACTGGCTGCTCGACGAGCACCGGATCGGCGGGGTGCCGGTGGTGCCGGGCACCGCACACCTGGAGTCGGTGCGGGCCGCGGTGACCGCCGCGCTGCCCGCCCCGGCGCCGGACGCCGCCGTGGAACTGCGGGACGTCGTCTTCCTGGAGCCGTTCTCGGTGCCGGCCGGCACGGTCGCCCAGTACCGGGTGGAGCTGACCCCGACCGAGGACGGGGTCGACTTCACCGTGGCGAGCCTGGCCGCCGGTCAGCTCCGCACCCACGTGCGCGGCGCCGCCGGCTGGACCACCGAGCCCGCCCCGCCGGCCGGCACGCCCGCCGTCGCCGGCCGCCGGGTCGACGACGACGCCTCGTTCGGCCGGGGCCGCACCAGCATGCTCACCTTCGGCCCCCGCTGGGCCGCGCTGGCCGAGCACCACCTGGCCGACGGGGAGGAGCTGGCCCGGGTCGAGGCGCCCGACGCCGCGCTGGGCGACCTGCCCTCCTGGGGCCTGCACCCGGCGCTGCTGGACGTGGCGACCGCGTTCGGCCGCGGCCAGGGCTCCGGCACGTACCTGCCGCTGTCGTACGGCCGGATCGTGGTGCGCGGGGCGTTGCCGGCGACCTTCCACAGCCACCTGCGGCACCGGCCCAGCGCCACCGAGGAGGTGGTGGCGGCCGACCTGTCGCTGCGCGACACCGAGGGCCGGGAGCTGGTCGCGATCAGCGACTTCGTGCTGCGCAAGGTGGACCAGGGCGCGGTGACCGGCGGCCTCGCCGACACCCCGGCCGCCGCCGCCGCCGCGCCGGCAGCGGTCACCGAGGACATCCGGCCGGTCGACGGGGCCGAGGCGTTCCGCCGCAGCCTCACCGCCGGCCTGGGCGCGCAGGTGGTCATCACCACCCGCACCGTCGCCGACATCCGGCGGCGCGCGGCCCGGGTGACCACGGACAGCCTGGAGGCGGAGACCGACGCCCCGGCCACCGCGGCGGCCGGGACGGGGGGCGGCTCGGCCGCCCCCTCGACCGAGCTGGAGAGGACCATCGCCCAGGTCTGGCGGGACGGCCTCGGCGTCACCGACGTCGGCGTGGACGACGACTTCTTCGCCCTCGGCGGCAACTCACTGGTCGCGGTGCAGCTGATCGCCGCGATGCGCAAGGCCACCGGGGTCCGGCTGCCCATGCGCAGCCTCTTCGAGACCCCCACGGTCGCCGGGCTGGCCGCCCGGATCGAGGAGCTGCGGGCCAGCCAGCCCGCCGACGAACCGGCCGCGCCGGCGACGATCCCGGCCATCCCGCGGCTGCCCCGCGCCTGA